The following coding sequences lie in one Metallumcola ferriviriculae genomic window:
- a CDS encoding 4Fe-4S dicluster domain-containing protein: protein MINVQQLRDRAKELLESGEVKYVFGWRKGTFWYQSPPVIISKAEDADKLIWDEFCLNNLSKYLLDYKNLDGKIAIFVKGCDSRGVNRLIQDQQVKRESVVLIGLPCPGMKDPQLAREMGESKLNEVPKIEKCAQCLTPNPVEYDELMGDEVAAGLAVEERFVRVQDLESKSADEKYEFWQQQYDKCIRCFACRNVCPACNCRECCFDQSEPEWLGKRVVTAENQFFALTRAMHVAGRCIECGECERVCPMDIPIMSLNKKIIKDINGLFGEYDAGVNVEDKPPLGRFDENDPEEFM, encoded by the coding sequence ATGATTAACGTTCAGCAGTTACGCGACAGAGCGAAGGAATTGTTGGAGAGCGGGGAAGTAAAGTACGTATTCGGGTGGAGAAAGGGTACTTTCTGGTACCAATCCCCTCCGGTAATCATCAGTAAAGCTGAAGATGCCGATAAGTTGATATGGGACGAGTTTTGTCTTAATAATCTCAGTAAATACCTGCTTGATTACAAAAATTTGGATGGTAAAATAGCCATATTTGTAAAAGGATGTGATTCCCGGGGGGTTAACCGTTTAATTCAGGATCAGCAGGTTAAGCGTGAAAGTGTCGTCTTAATAGGTTTGCCCTGCCCCGGCATGAAGGATCCACAGCTAGCTAGGGAAATGGGAGAGAGCAAACTCAATGAAGTTCCTAAAATAGAAAAGTGTGCCCAGTGCTTGACCCCTAATCCCGTAGAGTATGATGAACTAATGGGCGATGAAGTAGCTGCGGGACTAGCTGTGGAAGAACGTTTTGTGAGAGTGCAAGATTTGGAAAGCAAATCTGCTGATGAAAAATATGAATTTTGGCAGCAACAGTATGATAAGTGCATTCGTTGTTTTGCCTGTCGTAATGTTTGTCCCGCCTGCAACTGCCGTGAATGCTGCTTTGACCAGAGTGAACCCGAATGGTTGGGTAAACGTGTGGTCACGGCAGAAAACCAATTTTTTGCTTTGACCCGGGCGATGCATGTTGCCGGTCGCTGCATTGAATGTGGTGAATGTGAACGGGTGTGTCCCATGGATATTCCTATCATGAGTTTAAATAAAAAGATTATCAAGGATATCAATGGGCTTTTTGGTGAGTATGATGCGGGTGTAAATGTGGAGGATAAGCCTCCTCTTGGTCGCTTTGACGAGAATGACCCTGAAGAGTTCATGTAG
- a CDS encoding FAD/NAD(P)-binding protein: protein MSNSVAKQLEEHPLVPMVGEVSKIVDETPDVKTFHIYYEQGKPFTPMPGQVAMLSLLSVGEAMFSVRGVDENHLEFSLKKTGILTDALHEIEEGQKVGVRGPYGNGFPIDFCKGKDMLFIGMGIGLAPVRTMIYHCINNREDYGKMQIIYGARSPQDLVFKEDLFENWHKVPNCGVDVTVDRGDDDWDGNVGFVPPFVEGLAPNPENTVAIICGPPIGIKFTLPVLEKLGFTNDQIITTLEMRMKCGIGKCGRCNIGSCYVCLDGPVFSLEQLKVMPDEY, encoded by the coding sequence ATGAGTAATAGTGTCGCAAAGCAATTAGAAGAACACCCATTGGTTCCTATGGTGGGAGAAGTTAGCAAAATTGTTGACGAGACTCCCGATGTAAAGACGTTCCATATCTATTATGAACAGGGAAAACCGTTTACGCCAATGCCTGGGCAGGTTGCGATGCTGTCTTTATTATCAGTTGGAGAAGCAATGTTTTCCGTCAGAGGTGTGGATGAAAATCATTTGGAATTCAGTCTTAAGAAAACCGGTATTCTCACTGATGCCCTGCACGAAATCGAAGAAGGTCAAAAGGTGGGCGTTCGCGGTCCTTATGGGAATGGTTTCCCGATAGATTTTTGTAAAGGTAAGGATATGCTCTTCATTGGTATGGGTATCGGCCTTGCTCCGGTGCGTACAATGATTTATCATTGTATAAATAACCGAGAAGACTATGGCAAAATGCAGATTATTTACGGTGCACGTTCACCACAGGATTTAGTGTTTAAGGAAGATTTGTTTGAAAACTGGCATAAGGTTCCCAATTGTGGTGTAGATGTTACGGTGGATAGAGGCGATGATGACTGGGACGGGAACGTTGGTTTTGTTCCCCCATTTGTTGAAGGACTGGCGCCAAACCCGGAAAATACTGTGGCAATCATTTGTGGACCGCCAATAGGTATCAAATTCACACTGCCTGTATTAGAAAAATTAGGTTTTACTAATGACCAGATTATTACGACGTTGGAAATGCGGATGAAATGCGGTATAGGTAAATGCGGCCGTTGTAACATAGGCAGCTGCTATGTCTGCCTGGATGGCCCGGTATTTAGCTTAGAACAGCTCAAGGTAATGCCTGATGAATATTAA
- a CDS encoding 4Fe-4S dicluster domain-containing protein: MKIIKRDKLKDLLNSFAKNAQTLAPVKENDTIKFLPWKGQGEIDLSQNALLPPKDLLFPQTEVMYRYTDGGVQGEITDVAAAAERQVIFGIRPCDVRSLTMMDDVFMTKGYEDDYYKSKRENTILISLGCNEPQPTCFCTSMGIDMMEADGADIVMYDLGEKLALEPKTDAGEQLLNDVDVLEDGAAEKPVAKECQLKADAEGLAEKLAQMFHHSYWEDLSRTCIGCGTCTYLCPTCHCFDIRRKNIGEEGFQFRCWDSCMFSEYTRMAGGHNPRPSKKERVRNRFLHKLQYFPERYGKVACVGCGRCVGKCPVNIDITRIIGELREVSVDE; the protein is encoded by the coding sequence ATGAAGATTATCAAGAGAGATAAGTTAAAAGACCTGTTGAACAGTTTTGCCAAGAATGCGCAAACCCTTGCTCCCGTTAAAGAAAACGATACAATAAAATTTCTTCCCTGGAAAGGGCAAGGAGAGATAGATTTAAGTCAAAACGCACTGCTGCCTCCCAAGGACTTGCTTTTTCCACAAACTGAGGTAATGTATCGCTATACAGACGGTGGTGTGCAGGGAGAAATTACCGATGTGGCTGCAGCTGCGGAAAGACAGGTGATATTTGGTATTCGCCCTTGCGACGTCCGGAGTCTGACCATGATGGATGATGTGTTTATGACTAAAGGATACGAAGATGACTATTATAAAAGTAAGCGGGAAAATACTATTTTGATATCGCTTGGCTGTAATGAGCCCCAACCTACCTGCTTTTGTACTTCTATGGGCATTGACATGATGGAAGCTGACGGCGCGGATATTGTGATGTACGATTTAGGTGAAAAATTGGCTTTAGAACCTAAAACTGACGCCGGCGAACAACTGCTAAACGATGTCGATGTATTGGAAGACGGTGCTGCCGAAAAGCCTGTGGCAAAGGAATGTCAACTGAAAGCAGACGCTGAAGGGTTGGCTGAGAAGCTGGCGCAAATGTTCCACCATTCCTATTGGGAGGATCTTAGTCGTACTTGCATTGGCTGTGGTACCTGCACTTATCTTTGTCCTACATGTCATTGCTTTGATATTAGAAGAAAAAATATAGGTGAAGAAGGCTTCCAATTTCGCTGTTGGGACTCCTGCATGTTTTCCGAATACACACGGATGGCAGGTGGTCATAATCCCAGGCCCTCAAAAAAAGAGCGGGTACGCAACAGATTTTTACACAAACTGCAGTATTTCCCTGAGCGTTACGGCAAAGTGGCCTGCGTGGGCTGTGGCAGATGTGTCGGTAAGTGTCCGGTAAATATTGACATTACCCGTATCATTGGGGAACTGAGGGAGGTGTCTGTCGATGAGTAA